In Brassica oleracea var. oleracea cultivar TO1000 unplaced genomic scaffold, BOL UnpScaffold00951, whole genome shotgun sequence, the genomic stretch GCTTCATGACTATGTGCTTCAAACTATCTCTTCGGTCGTTTCGTGTCATACAAAATCACCATATGGCATTGAGTTATACGTCGATTGTTCAAGATTTTCAGAGAGCCATTGTCATTTTCTGGCTGTTATCTCCTCCTTAGTAGAACCAAAGTCTTATCGTGAGGCTATCTTGGATGAATTTTGGCGCGCCTCCATTCAAGATGAATACATTTCTCTTGAGGATAATAATACTTGGAGCATCGTTGATCTACCGCCTGGAAAACATGCTTTCATTTGTAAATGAGTTTTCAAGTACAAATTTCATGCTAACAGTGCTCTTGAATGACGCAAATCGAGATTAGTGGTCTGCGGTAATGGTCAAATTGAAGGTGATGACTATGAAGAAACATTCGCTCCTGTTGCGAAAATGACAACCGTTCACACTTTTCTACAAATAGCATCATCTCGAAACTTGGAGGTTCATCAGATGGATGTTCATAGCGCCTTTCTTCATGGAGATTTAAAAGAAGAGGTTTACATGCGTCCTCCTCCAGGCTTCTCTGGTTCTGATAAAAACAAAGTTTGTCGCTTGAAGAAGTCGCTTTATGGTTTGAAACACGCTCCTCGCTGTTGGTTTGAGAAGTTATCATCTTCATTACTGGCCTACGGCTTTACACAGTCTCTATCAGATTATTCTCTCTTTATAATGGATCGTGGTGCTGATTATATTCAAGTTCTAGTCTACGTTGATGATCTTGTTGTCTTTGCCAGTACTACATCCCTTCTGTGTTCATTTAAAGCCTATATGAACCAGTGCTTTCACATGAAAGACTTAGGTGTATCCAAATACTTCCTTGGTCTGGAACTAGCTCGCTGTCCTACGGGTATATACCTCTGTCAAAGGAAGTATGCGTTGGACATTATCGAACAAACTGGTCTTCTCGCATCCAAACCAACTTCTTTTCCGGTCGAGCAAAATCATAAACTTGCCATCGACAGAGGACCAGACTTTAAAGATGTTGCTGAATATCGGCGCCTTGTTGGTCATCTTATTTGTCTGGCTGTTACTCGCCCTGATTTGGCTTACTCTGTACATCTTCTAGCGCAGTTTATGCAGAAACCCAAGCTTGCACATTGGGATGCTGCTCTTCGAGTTGTACGTTATCTCAAAGGAAATCCAGGACAGGGTATTCTTCTTCGAGCTCATACCGATCTTACATTGTCCGCTTGGTGTGATTCAGATTGGCAGGTTGTCCTACTACTCGACGATCTCTTACTGGATGGTTTATTACTCTTGGAGGTTCACCTATATCGTGGAAAACACAGAAGCAAGACTGTGTTTCTCGCTCCAGCTGTGAGGCAGAATATCGCGCCATGTCCTACACCGTTCAAGAGCTTCTCTGGATTCGAAATCTGCTTCGCACGTTTGGCATTCATTTTACCACTCCGATTCCTCTGCATTGTGACAGCAAATCTGCAATTTATTTGGCAGCTAATCCGGTATTTCATGAACGCACGAAGCATGTAGAGAATGATTGTCATTTTATACGAGATGAAATTGTCAAGGGTGTCATTGCAACCAAGCATGTTTCTACTCATTCTCAACTTGCTGATATTTTTACTAAGCCTCTTGGACGTAAGGGCTTTGATGATTTTCTTCCCAAGTTGGGAGTTCTTGATCTTCACTCTCCAACTTGAGGGGAGATATTGCGGGATATAGACGAATATATTACCATATATTAGGATATACTCTAATATGTTAATATTCCTGTTATATCGATGTACATATCTTTTGGTATTAGGAAATTTTGTACGTATATATACTTTGGTCTTTTGACCTTGATGAATAAGAGAAACCATTCATACATTCTAGGTTTCTAGACAGATATTCTTAGCACTTTTAATGAAGCCTGATTAATCCTCTTCACTTGGCTTCCATTCATCCAATTGAATACCAAagctatttttaaataaatgatatttttaatacaattattttgcAAACACTTGCATATGCTTTggtattcttaaaaaaaaaaacaaatcaagatgctattttgttcaaaaacattaatGCCATTAACATCATTTCCTAAATAgagtttaattataataatttggtTGTTGAAGTGGTTGATGGaacattatttttcaaaaaaaaaagtaaactcaTAAAGCTTATTCAGAGACGTTGATTTCATATCTCTAACTAAGAgtcattttctctctttttattattgACTAAATACAAATACAACAATTTATCAACCACTAATTAATTTTGGATCTCCTTTCTTTTTCCTTCCTAAACTTTATCCCACAAGCATTGCATAGTCTGAAACACGTTTACcaattaaattaatttcaataatttatattttatgttgatcAAGCAGCGTAATTAATATTCAAACCTGATTAATTACTTGAAATTTTTTGAGATTAGTTAATGGCATTACCCTGGGACCAAGAGGACCCCTTCGCCACATAGGAGTGCTGCATTGTAGCGTAATTAACATTCACCAATGTGGATCATTTCACCAATTTCCATTTCAACTAGCACTAATAAATACAGTATATGTTTTGACCATAAAAGTTGAAAGTTTGACGtcaatttctataatattaagtaaaaaattatgtatCATTTCAACTTCAAAAATTTCGATCATGTCTAAATATGGTCTacttgattattttattattttaataaaagattctaaataattaaaaggaTCTAGGGTTAGTTGTTGAAAGATAATCAGACTTGTTGTTGTTAACAAAATTTATCTTTCAAGGACTCGTTGTTGTAACGACTTACAAATTAAAGACTTGTTGTTGCATGAGAGCGACATGTtaacaaaaatatctttttttttttgctaaaaatgtaAATGTCATTACTAAAATGATGGTTTGGTTACAAATTTTTGAACCAGAATTTGCTAATTAAAGCCATTCAATTCTTAGGAGCtgcaaaaaagtaaaaaacccCTAAGAAACTATGATTTAGGTCCAGAGCAAACCACTAATGGTGAGCAATGAAGCTAATTTAAAACTAGAACAAGAAACAGCAGAATTGATCCCTTACAAACTGCTTCCTGGTCACCTAAGACGACCAAGAGAATAGCTACAAGCAGTTTGGACGAACACACACCCGAAGATGGCTCCAAACGGCTTCAACGGAGGCGCTTGGAAGCGGCCCCGGAACACCAGAGGAGGAGGACGCCGAACAAACAGACCCGAAGCTAACGCAGCAGAAAGACAAAGTGTAATCCCGACATCCCAACCCGTGAAGAGTAAGAGCAGAAATCAGGTCAACGCAGGCGGTAATATCACCCTCTCAACCGGCCACGGACCTAGAAGATGTGGTGGAGACATCGAGAGGGAACACAAAGCTTTTGCCGGAGGCAGAAGAAGGGACGTGAGAACGCAGAAGGAGACTGACGAAAGACTCCTCAACAACAGGCAGCATCAATTGTGAACAGAGCTTCACCTTCAAGCAGATACACCTTCACAGAGTTGTcctcaaaaccctaattatCAGCATCAACAAACGAGAAGGGGGAGCACAAGAGCTCACAGAAAAACGCCATGGCAGCTGAATCTCGAACTAAGAACAGAGGTCCTCTGTGGCGAGCCTACACACCACTTTTCACTCAGAGACTGAGAGGAGAAGCTCTACACATACCTTGGGCCAGCGGTTGAATAGATCAATTGGAGCGAAACCTAGAGCCAGGAGCAGCGACGGTGCGTCACACGAAACTGGTGGTTCACGGGCCTCAGAGGTACCCTCGATCTACCTCGCCTCGCCGGAACTCCGGAGAAACCATGGACGCCCATGGTTTCCGATAGATCTAAAGAGAAATCCAGAGCCGCCAAGTAAGTAGGAGAGACATGACGAGGAGAGTAACAGGGAGAAGGCTTGAACATGGGAGCACTGTCAGGGGTGGCGACCGGAGCAGAAGCATCCGGCCACCGAGACGGTTGAGCAGAAGACGCGGCGGCTAGGTTAAGGGTTTTGGGGGAGAGTAGAGAGGATTGTTTTGTGCGAttactttttaactttatacTTAGACTGGATATACTTAGACTggataacaaaaatatctttCAAGGACTGGTTGTTGCACATACGTACAAAGACTTGTTGTTGCATGAGACTTTCATGGCTATAAAACAAGAGCAGGTGTccgagagatagagagagagagaagagatttgAAATGTCGAAGATAACTTTAGGAAACGAATCACTAGTCGGGTCTTTGACTCCATCCAACAAAAAATCGTACAAACTGACCAATAAGACTCAAGAAGGGAAGATACCTTTGTACTCTGTTGCTTTCAACTTCATCGATGCTCGTTTCTTCACCTGTTTCGTCTCCGCTGGTGGCAATGGGGTAAAAAGATCTCTTCTTTTTCGAATCCGTTAATTAATGTTTTCATGTTCTTGGTCTGTGAAagtatcattttttttcctgtCGGATTTTAACACTCGTTCGAGAGTGACTTTATAATCTGTTAAACTTGATAGCTCTATATATCTTGGTTTCATTTTAACTTTGACTGAGTCGAGTCATAAAATCTCATTACTGCCATTGGGTTTATCTCTTATTATGTAGATTAATCTGTACAATTGTCTTGAAGATGGAAGCATATCTTCATTGTACGCCTTCGCTGATGAAGATGTAAGCAAGTCTACTACATATTATATAGTTTCCAtgtaataaaagtttttttgagGCTATATATATGTCTTATGTGCTCTGGATGTCAGAAGGAGGAGTCATTTAACACCGCAAGCTGGGCGTGTGGCGTTGAAGGGAACCCATTTGTTGTGTCTGGAGGAGAGAAAGGCATAATCCGAGTCATTGACGTAAACAATCAAAAGATTCATAAGGTATTAATTCATTGCGTATATAATAGCCTTAGAACGACATGAAGTACTTATCGATGTTTTATGTTGTATAATATTTGCTCTCACATATGCAGAGCCTTGTGGGCCACGGGGATTTAGTGAACGAAATCAGGACACAACCTCTGAAACCTCAACTTGTGCTTTCCGCTAGCAAGGTATGATGCCTCTTCTATGAGTTCTCTCTATAATGTACGTTGAGGATTAAGAGCTCTTACGTTTTTATTGGATCAGGATGAATCTGTTCGATTGTGGAATGTTGAAACTGGGATATGTATTCTGATATTTACTGGAACTGCAGGTCAAAGATACGAAGTTGTAAGCGTGGTAAGCCAATATGGTTCTTTCacttaatatataaagacaTTTTCAAGGATAACTATATAATCTTGTACATTTGTAGGACTTTCATCCCCTTGATGAGCACcgttttattaattttggtcTGGACACCACTATTAAGATATGGTCAATGAAAGGTACGAGTAAACCGAGCCCCCTTGAACGGAACTTCGTTTCTCTTTCAGTTTGTATGATCTCTCTATTATTATTTGGCTGCCTTCAGAGTTTTGGACATATGTCGAGAAGTCATTCACATGGAAGGATGATCCATCAAAGTTCCCAACAAAATTTGTAGAGCTCCCTGTAAGTATTTTCGTCTTGTAACAACGAGTGACATACATGTCTTGATGGAACATTACTGCTATCATGTGTAGGTATTTACAGCTTCGGTTCATACAGATTTTGTTGATTGTAACCGTTGGGTTGGTGACTTTATTCTTTCAAAGGTTATTCCAGGAGTCAATAATGGATTAAGTTCATATTTCATTTGGTGGAATACGCTAAAAACCGAAAGGTTACACTTGTGTTCttctatctctatatatatgttttcagaGTGTGGAGAATGAGATACTCTTGTGGGAACCAATACTGAAAGAGAATTTTCCTGAAGAGGTTAGGATCTCATTCTACGCCATACACAACAGAGACATTCAGTTAATTAAATAGGATGCATAAAGTtatttgtgttgttgttgttagcaGGGTACTTCAGATGTTCTTCTTAAATACCCTATTCCAAATTGTAATCTCTGTTTTATCAAGTTTTCATGCGACCTCTTTCTCAATTATCTTTCAATAGGTGATAATCAGAAAGCTATAACCTATACACTAATCTATACTTGAAACTTTTCTTGTGAATTTATCGAAACATTCTTGATTGGTTGGTTGGTCATCCGGGAATCAGGAAGGCAAGATTTATGTCTGGGATTTAAAGAGCTGCCCTCCTGTTTTGGTTACAGTGTAAGTTACTTTCGGATCCAGACactatttttaatctttaaataaaTGATTCTTGACATGATTCTCTGTTGCTATATAGGTTATCACACAATGAATCAAACTCTCTGATAAGGCAAACAGCTATGTCCACTGATGGAAACTATATTCATCTTCTCTCTCACCAATACATCATTATTTAATGAATCAGTAGttactcaaaacaaaaattcaaagcaTTTGATTTATGACACACTCCGTTTCTTTCCATGGCATTGTAGCACAATTCTTGCTGCCTCCGAGGACGGGACTATATGGCGTTGGGACGCGATTGATAAGGAGCAAGCTGTTACCGTAGAGGCGAAAGGGAGGAGAAAGGGAAAGGCCCAACTAAAGTAATAGAGTGAAGATGTTCTAGAAGAAGATGTGCTGGCTACCTTCTAGAAGTAGATAAAGAATAATGAATAATGATAAGAGACAGGTCAGAGGATCTGGGAGCATTTAATTAGTCTATAAGCAAGAGTCTAGGGGAGAGATATCAATGATTTGATCAAGTGGGGTTGTAAAGAGAGAGGAGTCTCTCGTGTAGAAGAAGGCTCTCTTTGTAATCCTTGTTTTGAATCAATAATAGAAACATTATCTTCTCTTAAATCACAAGTTCATATCAATACGTTACAATCTACGTAACACAAACCTAGTCTTTGTAGGAACTGATGGATTAGGCGTCTTAAGATATGCATTGTTACAAAAGTGGACTATCTATATCTAGCACATATTGCTGTTTATATTGCATTCCCTGAGACCTGAAGATGCTTATTTATTGCCTCATTAACTTCACTTTGGTAACCAAACGTTCCAAGGGAACAACAACAATGAGCTCAAGTACGACACTacacacacaacaacaacaactttgaAGCTGCGCATAACAACAGTAGCAGCAACAGGTTTCAGCTTGTGTTTGATTCTCCACCGTTCGATATGGCTTCATTCGATTACAGAGATGATATGTCAATGCCGAGAGTAGTAGGAACGATGGATGGTATCCATATGGTTCTGTCTTGGGGAATAGATTTCATATTCTCTTTATTTTGCGTTCTTACTTTCACTCTACAAGACTACAGTGTAATATTTTTCTGAGTCTGTCTCTTCGCTTATAAGAGGATGTTTATACCTAGGATCCCACGTGGTTTCTTAAGTACACTTTAATgactattaaattaataaattgtagCTAAGGACCTTAGttaaaaaatcacataattTTTGAGATacaatggtagtttcttaaaaaaaaattaattttttttattaaagataaaatttatttatgaaataaaacataataaagataacattttaaacatacgttttaaaattaaaacataaaaacaaggattaataaaagaaacgagaaaaatttgaaagaaacatccgagctcagttgttgtcttgatcacatccaaatttatttcataaatgttcaaccaaatcagctttgatttgttgatgcatttgtctatcacaaATTCTAGTTCGAATACCCATCacattggcgatatttgtaggcatATCTGTAGAAAAATCGAGATCAACATGTGAGCTTtcggtgtcttctccttgttggaactctgaaacatgaAATTAAGTATATCCATCTCGTTCGGCTTCTACTATCatatacatgctctcataatcttttcaattttggctttatcccaaaaaagtgcagggcttttaacaatggcaaagcgagcttgcaagactccaaaatcacgctcgacatcttttcagacagcttcttgatgttgagaaaataaaaccGCTTTCGACCCTTGTGGTactggaatagattggataaaagttgcccatttcggtATTCGTCAACAGCGTCAGCCGCGGAACCATAGGCCAAGACACGAATAGCTGCTGTACACTTCTAAAGTGGAGAGAGACTAAGCCTTCCGAGAGCATATTTCTTTTGTCGAAAGAATTCaacttcgttggagagtcgatcaaaaATATGCATGAataatggcttgttcattctaaatcgtcatcggaatagattttcaggatatgttggagtttcactgaaataatcattccataaacgtagATCGCCGTCTTCATGATTTATTTCGATATGAACtcattttttccttcttttcctttcttcttcttgatcaccataattaatagaaaaattttcgaatgtttgatcaaaatgttgatcaaagtattgatgaaaatattgatcaaagtattgatgaaaatattgatcaaaattttcatcatcTACTCCCTCAAAAGTGTTATGAGACGAAGAAGCCATAAATGTGatgaaaatttagaatgtgATCAACTCTTGATTTAGGAACgtatagttgttttttttttcaagtcgGAGATGCTCTCAACTCTTGTTTGTAGAGAATAGAAGTTGTGAGAAGGAGAGAAAGGAAGTTGTGTTGTGAGAAGGAGAGAATGGAAGCCAATACTTGtgattaaaatgtttatatagaccatgaattttaaaaaatctcgtGACTAGAAGGTAATACTCGTGACATAAACATACAGAACTCGACACATACATACAGTGGAAGCCAATACTCGTGACACATACATACAAAACTCGACACAAACAATCCCGTGACTTCCACTGACCAGACACATACTCGTGACATACCAACAACATACAAACAATCCCGTGACTTCCACTGACTTTAGTTGTTCAATCAAATCTTCAAGCTTCAACAACTCTGTTGTCCAAAAGGAACATATCAACGCCAAACTAATGACTGTTTGTCCAAAAGAACCATACATCAACACTTTAAgcaataacaaaagaaaaatataacacacacacacacctcaAAATGATACCAACGACTTTGTCGACAAAGAGGGAGTTGCATTCCCGGGACAAGATCCACAAGCCTTTGTCTCTCCGCACACGGAAagaaatacaataagataacaAGGTATATATAAGTGGTTGTATTTCGATTAGTAGATCGCATAAACACAAAAAACTTATCACATTATAACattaaacataacattttatatCACATAAACACATAAAACAGAACATGTTATATCACAtataaacatcaaacataaCATAAACGAGAGACATAGACCAAAACACATAAACAACAAAGAACATACAAACATGAAACAGAGACCAAAGACACTCGTTTTTAACATTCCACAGACAAGTTCTCACTGAGGACCCAACATCTCTGTAATTAGCTTCTTTTTTAGCGCTTCTTCATATTCAGTCAGTGAGTCTTTTTTGGAAATGAGACTGCCAAGCAAACCCATCTTCGAAAGTCTCTATTTCGCTGTCAAGTCTCTCTTTAATAGACCACATAATTCGAAACTCAGAGACAGCAGTGTGATCTGCAATGCTTCTCTTACCAGAGGCTCTTTTCGCTGCCTTAACACTAGGAGGTCGGTTGGTTGGTTCATCACCGAGATTGGAAGTTGCTTGAGAGCTTTCTGATTGTGCTCCATCATCACACTTTCTCTTCTTACCACTTCCATCGATCTTGCTACTAGCAACttcacaccatttctggtcattcCTCAGCTCCTCCCAAGCATGGTGAAGATTAAATTTAATCTTATGATCGTTGTAGAAGATTTGGTGTGCCAGTTTAACAGTATCAACCTCATTCTGATCACTTGTTCTCTGTCTTGTTGCAGCCGCATAGGCTCCACAAAACTTGGATACAAGATTGTTCATCTTCTGCCACCTTTGCTTTCACTGAATGGCCTCTCGCGTTTCACCTCTTGCCACCTTTGGACTTGCTGCAAAGTACGCTGCAATGCGTTTCCAGAAAGCACCTGCTTTCTGCTCGTTGCCAACCACATGGTCCTTGCTCGTGTTTAGCCATGCGCTAATGAGCACTAAATCATCTGTGACtgtccatttctttctttctctccgcTCGGTAGGTGAGTCTTCATAGAAGCTCGAAGTTTCATTAGGGAGTTGTGATGATCCGTGCTCACCACCATGTGAAAAATTCACATACGCACATGTTTCAGGAAGGAAAGGATCTTGTTGACTATTCAGAAGGTCAACAAAATTGGATGTCTGACTAAATGGATTCGTAGAATCCATATCCTAATAcgtgagagaagagaggaagaagaagagatgtgtTTGAAGAAGATATGTGTTTCaagatgaaaagaaagagagaaaggtgTGGTTTAATACAAGAAAAGAGAATAAGATCGTGTTAGTTGGCTTTTAATTCGCTTTACTATTTCATTTTAGTTGAGTTGAGATGATTAGACatgtatgtaaaatatttattatttagcaCACATTCCTAACATACATTCATCAGAACCATATAATCTAACACAAGCATTCATCACAACCATTAACCGGAAGCATTCATCACAACCATAACCTAATTCTAACAAGCATTTATTAACCTACGTACTATGCAGACGAAagcaattaataaaaaaagtgaGAAAATTACTAACCGAGAGTCTCAAGTAGTCTTTGGCTCCTCATTCTGATCTGTCTTCGGATCCTCATTCTGATCTTTGCCTCCTCACATGATTCATCAACGCAAACCACTacaaaccaaataatataaatcaattattttagttgTATAACCTACCCTAATTAGCATTCAcaaataaccaaataaaaagaatattcataACAATAACCAAATCAAAAGCATATTCATAACAATGACCAAATAACCGTATAATCAAACACAAGTCTCTGCATATTCATAACAAATCAATGGAAACAAGTCACGGTTGGTACATGAAACGAGAAAAGCAATGACCAAATCAAAAGCAATAGGAAGCAATACACTATTGTTCTCCTACTACCGTAGTAAGTCAATATGAACAAATTAGAAGATGATCTAGCGAGAAAACAGATCACACTACACGACACTCTTAACTTCATGTCAACTTGAACAGATCAGAAGACGACCTACAGCGATTTCAGACCAAATTATTCTACACTCAAAGCTAATGTCTAATCTGATCTACACATTTTACAAACCTGTTTCACCTTAACCACCAATAAACAATCAGTGTATCCTCATGACTTTTTAACTAAACAATCAGACAAAACCCAATAAACATGTAAGAAGCCTACAATTGTCGATCAAAGACCAAACCTTTACAATTACCCACAAAACTAAAAAACCGTAATCGTAACCCGAGATATTGAAACGACAAGGTTGAAACTGAAATGAGAAGGATGAGGTGAAGTTAAATATTTGGGAACTTATCTCTAAATTGAAAAGATCGTGAGCAAGACGGAGGAGACGCCGTCAACACCGACAGAGTCGTCGTCCGTCGTGGCTTTGGGTACTTCTCCTAACGAAGAAGACGAGACAAGTGGGAC encodes the following:
- the LOC106320527 gene encoding polycomb group protein FERTILIZATION-INDEPENDENT ENDOSPERM-like; its protein translation is MSKITLGNESLVGSLTPSNKKSYKLTNKTQEGKIPLYSVAFNFIDARFFTCFVSAGGNGINLYNCLEDGSISSLYAFADEDKEESFNTASWACGVEGNPFVVSGGEKGIIRVIDVNNQKIHKSLVGHGDLVNEIRTQPLKPQLVLSASKDESVRLWNVETGICILIFTGTAGQRYEVVSVDFHPLDEHRFINFGLDTTIKIWSMKEFWTYVEKSFTWKDDPSKFPTKFVELPVFTASVHTDFVDCNRWVGDFILSKSVENEILLWEPILKENFPEEGTSDVLLKYPIPNCNLCFIKFSCDLFLNYLSIGNQEGKIYVWDLKSCPPVLVTVLSHNESNSLIRQTAMSTDGNTILAASEDGTIWRWDAIDKEQAVTVEAKGRRKGKAQLK
- the LOC106320528 gene encoding glutathione S-transferase T2-like, whose amino-acid sequence is MNNLVSKFCGAYAAATRQRTSDQNEVDTVKLAHQIFYNDHKIKFNLHHAWEELRNDQKWCEVASSKIDGSGKKRKCDDGAQSESSQATSNLGDEPTNRPPSVKAAKRASGKRSIADHTAVSEFRIMWSIKERLDSEIETFEDGFAWQSHFQKRLTD